DNA from Deltaproteobacteria bacterium:
GCCTGTTGTGATTCAGGGGAACCGCATGCCGATGGACGGGAAGACAAAGGCGGAGTTTGACGCATATGTCCAACTGTATGGGATCCCATGAGCCTTCCCGGTACCCCCATGACCGATGGGCGTTGTAATCCTGATGTGATCAGCGGGATATTGAGCGCAAGAACGCCGAGGGTGCTGGATGGCTGCGGGGCATCGGGCTATCGACATGCCGGTGTGCTGCTGCCCCTGCTGGAAGAAGGCGGCGTCTGCAAGGTCCTATTCACCCAGAGAACGCATCGGGTCGAACACCATAAGGGTCAGATATCGTTTCCCGGCGGCGGGGTTGAAGCGAAAGACGCGTCTATTGAAGAGACGGTGTTGAGAGAAACCTATGAGGAGATCGGCCTTTCCCAAAGGGACATCGAGATCTTGGGCAGGATCGACGATGCTCTGACC
Protein-coding regions in this window:
- a CDS encoding CoA pyrophosphatase, whose protein sequence is MSLPGTPMTDGRCNPDVISGILSARTPRVLDGCGASGYRHAGVLLPLLEEGGVCKVLFTQRTHRVEHHKGQISFPGGGVEAKDASIEETVLRETYEEIGLSQRDIEILGRIDDALTVASNYVIHPLVGWIASVDDLAINRTEVKKIILAPLALFFGRRSEARRYPVEYEGVIYETVAFQYGEHMIWGATAKMMENFVEIMEANLGAPPPQNHADL